From Thalassotalea psychrophila:
CGAGCTTATTAAATATGAAAAATTCAGAAATTAGCCAGTTCATTCACGAATATTGTAGAGCCTTCCGTCCAGGTAATATTAATGAAATAATAAAGTATTTTCATTATCCGACGACCATGCTAGTCAACGGAATGAACTTACATGTTGCAAGCTCTGTTGAGCTGGAACCTTTACTAAGCAGTGGGCTTTCTGATATGAAATCTAAAGGTTTTTCATATAGTAAAATTCAAGATTTATATATCCATAGCTTGTCGGAAAAGATTGCCATTGTTAGTGCAAGTTACATACGATTCAAATCCGACGATACTGCACTCGAAGAAATTGCTGCTACGTACACTATTTTTAACGATTCTGAATTAGGGTGTGGGATAGTAACTATTATTGCCCATGAATTAGATAAAGTGATAGGTAAGTAATATAATCAAACTTTCACAGGCTGCTATGAGCGATAAGCTGCCATTGCTTGCTTAAAAATAAATACACTTGTTAGTGTCTAAGGAAAGACTTTTGAATATTCTTCAAAAAATACAAAACAATAATTTTACCAACCCTATTAGTAGTATCATATTTGCATTATTTAGCATCTGGGTAGCTATACAGCTAGCAGGTTTTTTAGGCAGCATTGAAATGCCATTTAATACCTCTGGTCTTTCAATACTTGGTGTCGCGATACAAGATATTATTGTTTTGGGCACTCCGTATTTTTTATTATTTAGTGCTTTAACAATTATTGGTTTCAAGTATCTTATTAAACCTACAAAATTGTCTGTTATATTATTCTTGTTAATTGTTACGCTTCCATGCTTACTATTAATGAAAGTTTCATACAATAGTTCTAATTACTACCTCTTCGTTAATGATTCTTTACCTATCATCGGGGTGATTTTGGGGCTTTATATATTAAAAACTAAAACTTTAAAGAACTTGTAGTAATTGGCAGCTTTGAGCGAATAACAGCCAGTGAAGTCCACTAAAAAACAAGGATAGTCAGTGAATATAGAAGTAAACCTAACGGAAGAAGACTTTGTTCAATTTAATAAATATGCGTTGAAAAAAGTTCTTTCATCAAAAACCACGACAATTCTATGCTTACTTCAAAATATAGCATCGGGTGCAGTCTTTGGATTGGTCGTTATGACTATATTTAAGATGCTTGAAGGTAAGTCGCATAGCATGTGGAATACAGCCTTATTTTCGGTGGCGACATTATTTTTTCTTTATTTAATAATAATAAAGGTTCAGCAGGCAATCTATATGAAGAAGATGCTACCTAATAAAGATGGATTGGTATTGGGAAGTAAAAAAATAGAGCTGTTAGAAAATGGAATTAAAGAAGAGTCGCAGCTTGGATATAACTTCTACAATTGGAAAGCTGTAGTATCAATTGAAGAAGACAAAAATACAGTATATGTATTCTTAGACAAAGCTATAGCTTTGATTTTTCCAAACTCTAGCTTTTCATCAGAAGAAGAAAAATTAGACTTTTTAACAACGATACAGAATTTTAGCGTTAAATAATATCGCTTTATGACAGGCTCTTATGAGCGATGAACGGACACTGCCTAGTTGGTGGTTGGATTAATAAAGGGATATGTTATGAGCAATGAATTAAGTAAATCAAGTACGGGAAATGAAATAAGTAAACTTAAAATCATTCTCTCCTTTTTAATAGCATTTGGGATAGAAATTTATTTTTTTCCTCTATTTTTTATAGAAAACAACACGCCACTAATGATGATTCCTTTCATTATACTAATGCTTTTCACTTTTCCTGTTATGTACTTAATATTCATAAAGAAAAAGGTTAAAATTGCAATAATCACCACTTTAGTAGGAGCTATTCTTGCCTATATATCGATTCATTTTTCAGTTTCTTATTATTCTTAAGTAGATTTATGAAAATGAACGGCTCCGAAGAGCGAGAAGCGACCGTTTGAACACTCAAATAACTTAGAAAAAATCCACTTCCTTCATATATCTGTTATTAGATAAAAAATTAATAACAAATCAACATACATTCAATAGACTCGAAGCTAAAAGTGGTTATTCTACTAAGAGCGATTAACAGACCATCAATAAAAAGGATTTAATGAATACCGAGGCTAACAAATTAATTGCAAAGCTAAAGCTTCTCTCTTCTCTTTGGATGATTGGTGGAGGCGTATTTATATTTAGAATTTTTTTCCCAGATATAGAGTATTACGGATATAGATTTTATGTGGTTCAACTAGCTAGCTTATTTTTTATAATAGGATTCGTAGGATCTTTATGGTTTATCAAGTGCCCTAAATGTAATAAAAAGCTTATTTTTGATTTAATAAACAAAGAGCATAACTTGGAATTTCCTACTTGGGAAAATGAGATAAGAAGTCATAAATGTTTTTCAAGAAATAATGATAATTTTTAATCAAACACCTAACGCCTAATAAGAGTGAACAGCGGATGTTAACAGTTTCTTAACTTTGGATAATTTATGGCTTTATTTGAAAAAATAATAAACGCAACTTTGTGTAAACTAATTTCAATTTTCTACATCATGCAGGCAGTAGGTCTCCTTGGTGTTTTTTACATTACATTTATTAGCTCCCTGCCAACAGAAATAACATTCATAGAAAACTTTAAAGGGATTATGGAATATGGGGGTGGGTTACTTTACTTCAAATTCAGCTTTATTTTTCTTAACATTTTTGCAGCTATAGCATTGTTAAAAATAGAAATATTTAACAAATACTTTATCTATTTATTGAGTTACTTGTGGTTAATTACTCTATTATATCTTACTGTCTCTGATAATTTTTTCATGTGGATTGCTCCCGCTTTAGCTAGTTTTGAGTTCTATAAACATAAAAAGTCAGACGAGTATTTAAAGCGAGACTGCTAACAATATAGCTTTGTTTTACGAAAATAATGAAGGCATTGGTACAAATAAAGCTGATCGGTAAAAGTCTATAAAGTTCTACTTCCGCTTATGGCACAAAGCCGCGAAATAATGGATTCCCGCCTTCGCGGGAATGACGGCGTTTTCCTACTTCCGTTAATGGCACTTTGCGGACCCACAACATCACTGAAGTAGGTCCCTCATCTCGTTCCACTCGTGGGGGATGACGATACATTTTCTCTACTTCCGCTTATGGCACTTTTCTGTTATTCAGGATTTACTTAAATTAAGTCACAGCTGTTGACGGAATAGCCTCTTCTTATCACTTTAGATTAACCCATAAATGGTAATATCATTTATGGGTTTCTTCTTTTATATGACGGTGTTTTTCAGGCATAAAAAAAGCCGATATAAATATCGACTTTCTTGAGTAGCTTAAGCTAGAGCAAAACTTATAAAGGTTTTACGTTCTCAGCTTGTGGGCCTTTTTGACCTTGAACTACTTCAAATTCAACAGGTTGACCGTCAGTTAATGTACGACGACCAGTACCTTCGATAGCACGGAAATGAACGAAAACATCTGGACCTTCAGATTGCTCGATAAATCCGAAACCTTTCTCGTCGTTAAACCATTTTACTGTACCGCTTTTCATATCAGACATAATATCTTCCTAAATTTATAAATTAATTGTGTTACAACTCCGACATGGAGATATAGCTTTTTTCATGTATTACTTAATATGTCGAGATGTTGGAACTTGTGGAACTTATAAATCGAGATAGAACGTATTGCATTTCAAGCTTGCGAGGAGGAGTATACCTGTTTAAAAAGTGTAAGCAAGTTTTAAACTAGTTATTTCCCCAAAAGTTGTAAAAATATAAACAAACACAGTAGATTAGCTGTTGTATCAAGTTTTACATTACAAAATATGACATTAAACTACCTAGCTCTACATAAGGCATAGTGCGAAAACTTCCGTTTAATTGTTTTTATTAAACATAGGACAACTAATACTTATAATTCCAATTCAATTTCGAAAATACTGCCAGCCAATCTTGATCAAAGTCAGCCTTAATGCATACATCTTCAAGAGTAATTGGATGAATAAATTCCAATTTTTGTGCATGCAGCATCAACCTTTTAAAACCAAAGTGCTCACCAAAGAATGGATTTTGCTTATTATCACCATAGTTAATGTCACCAATAATAGGATGACGCAAATGAGCAAGGTGTCGCCTTATTTGATGGCGCCTGCCGGTATGAGGTTTTAATTGCACTAGAGAATAGCGAACACTTGGAAATTTACCTAAAGGAATAGGTAAAGACGCGGTAGAAATACTTTTGTAATCAGTTACCGCTTCTTGGGCGGGTTTATCTTGCGAAACATATTTATCACCAAGCTTATCGAGCTTTTCTTTTAAAGGATAATCAACTTGCCCTTCTCCCTCTAAAAAGCCTCTAGTTATTGCGTAGTAAGTTTTTTTAATGGTTTTATCAGTAAATGCTTGTCCCATTTTACGAGCCACATCTTCAGACAAACCAAATAACAATACACCAGAAGTTGGACGGTCCAATCGATGTAACGGGTAAACATACTGTCCAACCATATCTCTGACCAATTGCAGTGCAAAATATTTTTCATCACGATCCATAAAAGAGCGATGCACAAACAAGCCACTTGGTTTGTTCACTGCTACTAAATGTTCATCTTGATATATTATTGTAAGTTTTGGTGGCACATCATCAATATCATCAGTTTGTTGCTCATCCAAAGAGCTTGTAGCCAGTAGCCTTTTATCTTGCATGTTTTTAGTTTGCATAATTAGGTTGGCCCTTTTCGCCACTTAGTAATTCATCGATGTCAGCTAGGGTATTAATAATATCAGTCGCGTCTTTTCCTAAATTTTTAAAGGCTTCTTCGCCCATGGGGCTAACAGAAATTTGTGTGGGTAAAGGCAAGTTTGAAATAATCATAGTGTGCAGTTTTTCTATAAATACAAATTGCAGCCATTGTTCAAACGTTAAAGTATTCAAACAAAATGGTTGTGTACTGCTTAGTGCCTGCGGTGATGGTTTAGCTACTTGCCATAACTCAACGTGCTTTAGTTGCATTGTTAAAGTTTGCAGAAAAATTTCTAGTTGTGCTGATTTTGAAGTCATTAATATTTATAAAACTAAATAACATGGAGTTAAGTGGTAATTATATTTATAATACCGCCATTAATCATTGTTTATCTCAATAAACTGAATTTTCGGACATAAAATCCAAACACTATGAACCAAATATCGACCATTTCAGAACTGCTTAAATTATCAGGTTCGTCTTATCGCTTGTACGATATGGGCCGCAAAGTTACTAAAATTGCAAAACAAGACTTTGAAAAAGTTGAACAAGCAATGCAACCTTACCCTTATCCCATTCAAGGACATGCCTGTTTTGCCATTGTATTTTGGCAACAAAACCCAGCAACACCTTATATTTGGTTTGTAAAATTCCCTATGGATGAGCGTGGTTTATTAAATCAAGGTGCCCGTAATCATTATTTAGCGATTATCCTTGAAGCCTTAGGAAGCGATCTAACTCAAGACCCAACCAAGAAGCAGGAAGAGTTATTACAAGCTAACCCTTACAATTTTACTCCTACACAATACAAATTAGCCGCGCTAAATGCGGTAGTTAAACGTGATTTAAAACAAAAATCATCTGAATATTATGAGCACTGTCAGTTGTATTTTAGCGGGAATCTTGGATGGGATACATGGCAAGGTGTTGGCGTGCAAGGCTTATGTGACTTTGGCGCTAGAATAAGTACTGAAGAAAATTGCCAAGTTTTATCGCAAGCATTACCACATATTCCTACTACAGTGTTCAATCCACTTTGTTCTGCATTAGAAAACCAAGTTTTACCTATCTCATTAATCGCTGAAATTATTGAGATAGCTGAAAATGAATTAAATAAAGAAACGATAAACTTTGAATATTTAGCTAATTTAGTTAGAGCGATCTCAGGTAGTGCAGAAAACCCAATAGTGAAAGCACTAATTATCGATATCATCAGTGCTAAACAAGTAACCGATTTAAATTTATTACTAACCATCTCAGGCAGAGCATGGTTAGCTTTAATTGATACTGATACCTTGACGTTATTCTTAGAAAAATTGGTTAGCATTGTTGCGCAAAATGTATTTATGGCGGTATTCCAAGATTTAATAGCATTGCCAGCAATAAGACCATCTTTGCTACAATGCATTCGTTCACAGCAACGAAGCGATAAATTAGCGAACGCTATTGGACAAATTTTTGCCCAAGTAAAAAATAATTAACTAAAACTAATAACAAGAGTTGAAATAACCATGGCTGAAATATACGTATTACTTTTTGCATTCCTGATCATTTGGTACTTTGTATTTTTACGTAAAGTTGCTGAACGAGCACGTACATTAGCAGAACAACATTGTGAACAAAATAGCTTACAATTTATTGCCATTGCTCGTTCAAAAACGGGTGTTGGCAGTTCAAAAAGGCAAGGTTTATATATTAAAAGTGTGTTCGAATTTGAATTCAGTGGAGATGGCGAAAGTAGTTATACTGGTTTTTTAACTATGCATGGAGTGAAACCATTTAATTTCGATTTACCCGCTTATAAAGTATAACTCCTGCAGTAAAAATCAGTTTGTTCAACAATTACGTTCAAACTGATTAACAAAGATGAAACATTCTTGACCTTAATCAACAAAGCCTCTAATACAAAAGTGCATCCTATGTAAAACAACGCTTTCAATAATGGTGTGCATTCCATGTTAATAGATTTTAATGAGATAAACTATTTACAAGACCCTGATCAATATCATTTAAAAGCTGATTATGATCAATTTCTTATGTCGATATGCGGCCCAACGGTTATCGATATCTCAGGTAAAGATCAAACTAGGACTAGGGTAATTACTACTTTAATTCATGGCGACGAATCTTCTGGATTAATTGCTATCCATAGGTGGCTTACTGGAGTCGACTCAACTTCACGTCCCACAACTAATCTCAGGTTTATTTTTTGTTCTCCTGAATCAGCTAGTCAAAGCCCGAGGTTAAGCCACAGAACATTACCAGACGGTATGGATCTGAATAGATGTTTCGGTAAAGAAATAGACTATGGATACTTCAAACGAGCACAAATTATCGAACAAGCCATTTTAGATGTAAACCCTGAAGTTGTAGTTGATTTACATAACACGTCTGGTTTTAGCCCTGCTTTTTCGGTAAGCACAGCTAAGAATGAAATGGCATTATCGTTAACATCTTTATTTTGCCAATCATTAGTTTTGTCAGACATTCGCTTAGGTGCGTTAATGGAGCAAAATTTTGGCTGTGAAGCTATAACTATAGAATGCGGCAGTAGTGAAGATGCACAATCTCATGAAGTTGCTTATATGGGTATTGATAAGCTCGCACAACTTGACGATATTAGCTGCTGTCATCATAAACTTAACGTAGATATCTATTTAAACCCACTACGATTACGATTAAAACCTGACACTGAGCTATCTTATAGCTGTACTGATGAAGGCCGCGAAGGGGTAACTCTTTGCAATAATATCGAACAACACAACTTTGGGGTTATAAGAGCTAATCAAATGTTAGGTTGGCTTGATGATGAGGGCTTAAGTAACTTACAAATAATTGATACCGAAGGTAAAAATGTTATAAATAAATTTTTTACCTTACGTGATAATCAATTAGTGACCAAAGTTGATTTAGATATTTTCATGGCAACTAAAAATGAAGTCATCGCTAAAACAGACTGTTTACTTTATTTAGTGCCACAAAACTTTAAACTGTAACGCCCTAATTAGCCTGATTAAATGTAGCTATCAGTATGCAAATTGCGAGTAATAATGGGGTAAAGTTAGCTGCTATAACATTTAAGCCTAAAGCTTTTTCCATTACAGGTATTGGTATAGTTTGATCTTCCTTAAGAGCATTATTAAGCTCCCTTACCGACTCAACACTTGCCAACATTGGAATTAAGGCAAAGTAACCGAGCTTAGGCAGTACATTATAAAACCCAGATAATACAACAACAGCTGCACTACATGTTAAAAATACCGTGTAAACGAGTAATGATTTTTTAATACCGTAAGCAATAACCAGATGCTTTCTGCCTACACTTTTATCGGCGTTAACATCTGGAATTTGATTTAACAATAAAAGGTTATTTACCAAGAATAAACATACCGCACCTGCTGCCATTGCCGCCATAGAGAACTGACCACTAAGCACAAAGTCTGTTCCTACAACCATTAATGCACCAAAACCAACTCCGGGAGCCAATAAACACAATAAAGGTGACTTATTAATGTAACGGGTATAGGTAATGATAATCACCATCCCTAATAAACCAAGTGGTAAAATAGCAGTACCCAATTGGTAAATAAAATACCCTCCACAAAGCACAGTTACAGTAATAGATACGTATACCGTTTTTAACACTAACGGCGCAGCCATTGAGTTTTCAACCAAACCGCCACTGCCTCCACTGAAAGGTGTTTTCGTGGTTTTAA
This genomic window contains:
- a CDS encoding DUF6841 family protein, which translates into the protein MKNSEISQFIHEYCRAFRPGNINEIIKYFHYPTTMLVNGMNLHVASSVELEPLLSSGLSDMKSKGFSYSKIQDLYIHSLSEKIAIVSASYIRFKSDDTALEEIAATYTIFNDSELGCGIVTIIAHELDKVIGK
- a CDS encoding YcxB family protein — its product is MNIEVNLTEEDFVQFNKYALKKVLSSKTTTILCLLQNIASGAVFGLVVMTIFKMLEGKSHSMWNTALFSVATLFFLYLIIIKVQQAIYMKKMLPNKDGLVLGSKKIELLENGIKEESQLGYNFYNWKAVVSIEEDKNTVYVFLDKAIALIFPNSSFSSEEEKLDFLTTIQNFSVK
- a CDS encoding cold-shock protein is translated as MSDMKSGTVKWFNDEKGFGFIEQSEGPDVFVHFRAIEGTGRRTLTDGQPVEFEVVQGQKGPQAENVKPL
- the truC gene encoding tRNA pseudouridine(65) synthase TruC codes for the protein MQTKNMQDKRLLATSSLDEQQTDDIDDVPPKLTIIYQDEHLVAVNKPSGLFVHRSFMDRDEKYFALQLVRDMVGQYVYPLHRLDRPTSGVLLFGLSEDVARKMGQAFTDKTIKKTYYAITRGFLEGEGQVDYPLKEKLDKLGDKYVSQDKPAQEAVTDYKSISTASLPIPLGKFPSVRYSLVQLKPHTGRRHQIRRHLAHLRHPIIGDINYGDNKQNPFFGEHFGFKRLMLHAQKLEFIHPITLEDVCIKADFDQDWLAVFSKLNWNYKY
- a CDS encoding YqcC family protein, giving the protein MTSKSAQLEIFLQTLTMQLKHVELWQVAKPSPQALSSTQPFCLNTLTFEQWLQFVFIEKLHTMIISNLPLPTQISVSPMGEEAFKNLGKDATDIINTLADIDELLSGEKGQPNYAN
- a CDS encoding DUF3549 family protein — its product is MNQISTISELLKLSGSSYRLYDMGRKVTKIAKQDFEKVEQAMQPYPYPIQGHACFAIVFWQQNPATPYIWFVKFPMDERGLLNQGARNHYLAIILEALGSDLTQDPTKKQEELLQANPYNFTPTQYKLAALNAVVKRDLKQKSSEYYEHCQLYFSGNLGWDTWQGVGVQGLCDFGARISTEENCQVLSQALPHIPTTVFNPLCSALENQVLPISLIAEIIEIAENELNKETINFEYLANLVRAISGSAENPIVKALIIDIISAKQVTDLNLLLTISGRAWLALIDTDTLTLFLEKLVSIVAQNVFMAVFQDLIALPAIRPSLLQCIRSQQRSDKLANAIGQIFAQVKNN
- a CDS encoding DUF3301 domain-containing protein, yielding MAEIYVLLFAFLIIWYFVFLRKVAERARTLAEQHCEQNSLQFIAIARSKTGVGSSKRQGLYIKSVFEFEFSGDGESSYTGFLTMHGVKPFNFDLPAYKV
- a CDS encoding M14 family metallopeptidase, which codes for MLIDFNEINYLQDPDQYHLKADYDQFLMSICGPTVIDISGKDQTRTRVITTLIHGDESSGLIAIHRWLTGVDSTSRPTTNLRFIFCSPESASQSPRLSHRTLPDGMDLNRCFGKEIDYGYFKRAQIIEQAILDVNPEVVVDLHNTSGFSPAFSVSTAKNEMALSLTSLFCQSLVLSDIRLGALMEQNFGCEAITIECGSSEDAQSHEVAYMGIDKLAQLDDISCCHHKLNVDIYLNPLRLRLKPDTELSYSCTDEGREGVTLCNNIEQHNFGVIRANQMLGWLDDEGLSNLQIIDTEGKNVINKFFTLRDNQLVTKVDLDIFMATKNEVIAKTDCLLYLVPQNFKL
- a CDS encoding prenyltransferase, with product MANTNNTLQNTSQGLQRLNFATLLKTMRLPFLTLTLFCVFLGLSTAIYSDAVISWLNFSICLGGALAAHIAVNTLNEYQDFQSGLDFKTTKTPFSGGSGGLVENSMAAPLVLKTVYVSITVTVLCGGYFIYQLGTAILPLGLLGMVIIITYTRYINKSPLLCLLAPGVGFGALMVVGTDFVLSGQFSMAAMAAGAVCLFLVNNLLLLNQIPDVNADKSVGRKHLVIAYGIKKSLLVYTVFLTCSAAVVVLSGFYNVLPKLGYFALIPMLASVESVRELNNALKEDQTIPIPVMEKALGLNVIAANFTPLLLAICILIATFNQAN